A part of Ziziphus jujuba cultivar Dongzao chromosome 8, ASM3175591v1 genomic DNA contains:
- the LOC107413645 gene encoding 26S proteasome non-ATPase regulatory subunit 11 homolog codes for MSSSYLPATTDSIAQALEAKTPSESISILYQILENPSSSSEALRIKEQAITNLSDLLRQENRAEDLRNLLTQLRPFFNLIPKAKTAKIVRGIIDAVAKIPGTCDLQISLCKEMVQWTRAEKRTFLRQRVEARLAALLMENKEYSEALSLLSGLVKEVRRLDDKLLLVDIDLLESKLHFSLRNLPKAKAALTAARTAANAIYVPPAQQGTIDLQSGILHAEEKDYKTAYSYFFEAFEAFNALEDPRAVFSLKYMLLCKIMVNQADDVAGVISSKAGLQYVGPDLDAMKAVADAHSKRSLKLFETALRDFRAQLEEDPIVHRHLSSLYDTLLEQNLCRLIEPFSRVEIAHIAELIELPVDHVERKLSQMILDKKFAGTLDQGAGCLIIFDDPKTDAIYPATLETISNIGKVVDSLYVRSAKIMA; via the coding sequence ATGTCTTCCTCATATCTCCCAGCAACTACTGATTCTATTGCTCAGGCTTTAGAAGCCAAAACCCCATCCGAATCCATCTCAATTCTCTATCAGATTCTTGAAAACCCGTCATCTTCTTCAGAAGCTCTACGGATAAAGGAGCAGGCTATCACAAACCTTTCAGATCTTCTTAGGCAGGAGAATCGGGCAGAGGATCTCCGGAACCTTCTGACCCAATTGAGGCCTTTCTTTAATTTGATCCCTAAGGCAAAAACTGCAAAAATTGTTCGTGGAATTATTGATGCAGTTGCTAAAATACCGGGAACATGTGATCTTCAGATTTCCCTTTGCAAAGAAATGGTGCAATGGACCCGTGCGGAGAAGCGAACTTTCCTTAGGCAACGAGTGGAGGCTAGACTTGCAGCGCTTTTGATGGAAAACAAGGAGTATTCAGAAGCATTAAGTCTTCTTTCAGGCTTGGTTAAGGAAGTGAGAAGGCTAGATGATAAGCTTCTTCTTGTGGACATAGATTTGTTGGAGAGTAAGCTCCACTTTTCTTTAAGGAATCTTCCTAAAGCCAAGGCTGCACTCACGGCAGCAAGAACAGCAGCCAATGCTATATATGTGCCCCCAGCACAGCAGGGAACTATAGATTTGCAGAGTGGGATCCTTCATGCTGAAGAAAAGGACTATAAAACTGCTTATAGTTATTTCTTTGAAGCATTTGAAGCCTTTAATGCACTTGAAGATCCTCGAGCAGTATTTAGCCTCAAATACATGTTGCTGTGCAAGATTATGGTGAATCAGGCTGACGATGTTGCTGGAGTAATATCATCCAAAGCAGGACTGCAATATGTGGGGCCTGACCTGGATGCCATGAAAGCTGTTGCAGATGCACACTCCAAGCGCTCTTTGAAGCTTTTTGAGACTGCTCTTCGTGATTTTAGAGCCCAGCTAGAGGAAGACCCCATCGTCCACAGGCACCTCTCATCTCTCTATGACACGCTGTTGGAGCAGAACCTTTGCAGGTTGATTGAGCCTTTCTCAAGAGTGGAGATTGCTCATATTGCTGAATTGATCGAACTGCCCGTTGATCATGTGGAGAGGAAATTATCTCAGATGATTCTGGACAAGAAGTTTGCAGGGACTTTGGATCAGGGTGCTGGATGCCTTATCATTTTTGATGATCCTAAGACAGATGCTATATACCCTGCAACACTGGAAACCATATCGAATATTGGCAAGGTTGTCGATAGCCTTTATGTGAGATCTGCCAAGATAATGGCATGA